In Silene latifolia isolate original U9 population chromosome X, ASM4854445v1, whole genome shotgun sequence, the following proteins share a genomic window:
- the LOC141619229 gene encoding aspartic proteinase 36-like, which yields MNLSQFLLVGLCIWQASMVYVYGNAIFEVESKFKGRKRTIMELRAHDLRRHGRLLATLDLPLGGNGQPSDTGLYFTKVQLGNPAMDYHVQVDTGSDILWVNCAGCDNCPKKSGLGITLNLYDPKSSSTANLINCDEKQCSIIYPGTLSGCTSDMACQYEVTYGDGSTTSGFFVEDTFHFNKVTGLNQTTPGNGSVVFGCGAKQSGQLSSTDEALDGIIGFGQANSSVLSQLAAAGKVQKSFSHCLDNENGGGIFAIGQLVEPKLNSTPIIPNLPHYNVVMKSVEVAGHVLDLSTSWTDRGAVIDSGTTLAYLPDDIYNRIVDKVLANQTELKIHIVEDQFTCFEYSGKIDDGFPLIIFNFADSLSLTIHPHEYFFPLGEDETKWCLGWMNSGMQTKDGTDITILGDILLSNKLVYYDLENGTIGWTPFNCSSSIKVKDKDSGAVNTHTITGELNGSPSDLRGPGLWSLIYICALAFVPLF from the exons ATGAATTTGAGCCAATTTTTGTTGGTGGGTTTGTGTATATGGCAAGCTTCAATGGTGTATGTGTATGGTAATGCAATTTTTGAAGTAGAGAGTAAATTTAAAGGAAGGAAGAGAACAATAATGGAGCTTAGAGCTCATGATCTACGTCGTCATGGTAGATTACTTGCTACTCTTGATCTTCCTCTTGGTGGCAATGGTCAGCCTTCTGATACCGG GCTATACTTCACTAAAGTTCAGCTTGGGAATCCTGCAATGGACTATCATGTACAAGTTGATACAGGAAGCGATATTCTTTGGGTTAATTGTGCTGGATGCGATAATTGTCCAAAGAAAAGTGGTTTAGGA ATAACACTGAACTTGTATGATCCAAAGAGCTCATCTACTGCCAACTTAATCAACTGTGACGAAAAACAATGTTCCATTATTTACCCGGGAACTTTATCTGGCTGCACATCAGATATGGCTTGCCAGTATGAAGTTACCTATGGTGATGGGAGCACTACTTCTGGCTTCTTTGTTGAGGATACATTTCATTTTAACAAAGTGACTGGCCTTAATCAGACTACCCCTGGGAACGGCTCTGTAGTATTCGG ATGTGGGGCTAAACAATCAGGGCAGCTTAGTTCCACCGATGAAGCGCTAGATGGGATTATTGGTTTTGGACAAGCAAACTCATCCGTGCTGTCACAGCTTGCTGCAGCTGGGAAGGTGCAAAAGAGTTTCTCTCATTGTTTAGACAACGAAAATGGAGGTGGGATTTTCGCTATTGGACAACTTGTTGAGCCGAAGCTAAATTCTACTCCAATTATCCCGAATCT GCCGCATTACAATGTTGTGATGAAAAGCGTAGAGGTGGCGGGTCATGTTCTAGATCTTTCTACAAGTTGGACCGACAGAGGCGCTGTAATAGACAGTGGTACAACTCTGGCTTATCTTCCAGATGATATTTATAACAGAATTGTCGACAAG GTTCTTGCCAATCAAACTGAGTTAAAGATCCACATTGTTGAGGATCAATTCACATGCTTCGAGTACTCTGGCAA AATTGATGATGGTTTTCCGCTAATTATCTTCAACTTCGCGGATTCACTCAGCTTGACTATACACCCTCATGAATATTTCTTCCCACTCGGTGAGGAT GAAACAAAGTGGTGCTTAGGGTGGATGAACAGCGGAATGCAGACTAAAGACGGAACTGATATTACTATCTTAGGAG ATATTCTACTATCTAACAAGCTCGTATACTACGACCTTGAGAACGGAACTATTGGATGGACTCCATTTAACT GTTCatcaagcatcaaagtgaaggaTAAAGATTCAGGAGCTGTAAATACG CATACTATAACCGGTGAACTGAACGGAAGTCCGAGCGATCTTCGTGGGCCCGGTTTGTGGTCTTTGATCTACATATGTGCATTAGCATTTGTGCCACTCTTCTAG